Within Ipomoea triloba cultivar NCNSP0323 chromosome 9, ASM357664v1, the genomic segment ACATGTGGTAAAAAAACTTCAAATTTCAACTATATTGCTTCTACCAGGTACAACGTACCAATCATCCGCTAGGATGTTACTCACAGAAGGTGGAGGGTAATCAAAAACTTTAAATTCCAAGGTTTTCACTccacatttaaataaataaacttttagtgattattttagttatttatcttcttgttagttgttattcatttttccatttttgttaatatttttttttgataactactgactctgttaatatttatttatacagaAATACAAAATGGTAGGCTCTTAGTATGTGGAGCCCAAAGAAGCAGAGAAACAATCTCTTAGTTGGGCTGTATGCTATCTGGCCcattaattttcaaataatatcgctcaatttttttaaaaaagaaaaagaaatagcgAAATAGGCGCGGATCCTAAATTCCCCCCTAGGGCAATAGGGTCTGCACATATCGGAATCGGATCCTAGTATATGTCTGCCGGGTCGAATCTCGTACTTCTCACGAAAATagggagaaaataaaaaataaaacacaagtcGATTTTCTTTTTCGTTGGATCGAAACTTGAAGCCTGAAGGCGCTCAacgtataaaaaaatttacgaAAAAAGTAAAGACAGGTACCGAACTTAACAGTCAGTGAAGACGAGAGCGTAGACACAGGTCAGTTTTCCCTCTCTCTGCActcttttctctttcttctctccGGATTTTTCTGGTTTTTGTTTGTGTTAATTGCTGTCTGGGATTGATCGAACGAGTCCTCGCATTCGTTTGCTTGCTTAATGAAGGCCAATTGTTGTTTACTTTTCAAGAATTTATGAACTGTGGAATTCTCTTCAGTTGAATTTCTgggttttgtttattttctttctttatttcaaTTGGTTCTGATTCTTGAGGTAAGTGAAGTAGAAATTGAAGAGCCTTTCTATTGATGTATGTATTGTGTGCTGCATTTCAAAGTTGTTGTATTTTTCTCTTTGTAATATTGGAATTTGAGGTTATTGATTTCTAGGGTTTTAAGAGTCTTGCTTGTTCTTATGTTTTTTCTGCTTGTGGTTGTTTGATTGTCTGTTTAAGTTTTACTGCTGCTGCTTTTGAGAATTTCAACTGAAAGGAGCTTCTGATTGAATTTTAGTTACAACAGATGAAGCGCAAGCGTGGAAGCAAGAAAGGCAAAGCTAAGAAGCCCAAAGTTATGGCGACGAATGAGGTGGCTTCTAATGCCGAGGAAGTAAATACAGGAAATGATTCAGTTGTGGAAGAGGAGCTAGAGAGTGATGGCTCTGGTTCTGGAGGAGAGGATGAGGGGCCATCGTCCACGGGGACTGATCAAGCACAAAAGCCTGCAAGCGCAAATTCAGGTGGATTTAGTGATAGCACTGTTATAAAAGCAGTTTATGGGCGTGTCAAAGTCAAGATCAAGAATTCTAAAGCATTAGACTCCCAAGTTACAACTTCAGAAACGCGTACCCAAAATGATGCTGAGAAAAGCTTCCAGTATGCTGGTTTAGAGAAACAGGGAGTTTCCAGTGAAAAAATGGAAGATAGTGCCAACTCTTTGTCTGAGACAAATAATGTTAGTACATCTGGGGACTTACCTAAAAAGTCTGCAGGGATTAAAATTAAGACAAAGAATTTCAGTTCGAATATTAGTCCATGTATTAATGCTGAAACACTGAAGGGGGAGAAGACACATAAGAAAGAGCCTTATTCAGTTTCTAAGGATTCACGATACAATAAGAAGGAATTAGATGCTGCAGTAGAGGTATGCCTGGATCAGATTTTGTGTTTTCATGTGTCTAGAGGATATAAATATTTGAACTGCCATCCATCAACTTTTGTTCTCTTGTATTATTCACGTCctaattttgtttttacatttttaggTTATAAAGAAAGTGATGAAAATGGAGGCAGCAGAGCCTTTTAATACTCCGGTTGATCCTGTTGCTCTTGGAATTCCAGTAAGTATAATTGTTTTACCCCAACCCCTCATATAATgacaaaaacaacaataataatagtaataatttttaggGCAAATATCTTTCTATGGTCAGCATAGAGTTTGACTTCTTGAcctcaataatttttttcctgATATTAGTGATCACTAGTTGTAATTGGGAATTTTGGGGCTTAGAATATACAAGCTGCTGAGTCTTGGCACAAAGATACACACATATGCAATGCTTGATAAAACAGTGGTTCTTGTGTTTTGCGGGGACCAGGACTATTTTGATGTTATAGATACACCAATGGATTTTGGGACGATACGCACCAATCTTGAAAGTGGTGGTAAATACTTGAACTCAGAGGATGTCTATAAAGATGTGCAATATATATGGGATAACTGCTACAAGTACAACAATAAAGGTGATTTGGTCTTGGATCTCATGAAACGTGTGAAGAAGAACTTTTCAAAGTATTGGAGTGCAGCTGGTTTATATAGTGACTACACGCAAGGTAACTATGGCAAGATCTATTGTTTAggctttttttgtttgtattctttttctttttattttttaatacataattatatatgggtTCTGCCATTACTCATCCTCCTTATTTTGTGTTATGCAATTCTGatatctttaattctttttatcaAGCTACTCCATATTTGTTTGCCTGTTTACTCATGCTTAAAATGCTGGAATTAGCATCTGTCATTATTATGATATGGCTCTTGTTCCAAATGGTTGAACATTCTTGCTTTGCAATTCTATTAATTTCTAATGAGCTTGTTCTTCTGCTCTGTAGTTGAAAGCAGTCAAATA encodes:
- the LOC116030576 gene encoding bromodomain-containing protein C631.02, which gives rise to MKRKRGSKKGKAKKPKVMATNEVASNAEEVNTGNDSVVEEELESDGSGSGGEDEGPSSTGTDQAQKPASANSGGFSDSTVIKAVYGRVKVKIKNSKALDSQVTTSETRTQNDAEKSFQYAGLEKQGVSSEKMEDSANSLSETNNVSTSGDLPKKSAGIKIKTKNFSSNISPCINAETLKGEKTHKKEPYSVSKDSRYNKKELDAAVEVIKKVMKMEAAEPFNTPVDPVALGIPDYFDVIDTPMDFGTIRTNLESGGKYLNSEDVYKDVQYIWDNCYKYNNKGDLVLDLMKRVKKNFSKYWSAAGLYSDYTQVESSQIKDATPDSTGKEQSKGGPMNNKSRKLHGLKKHKDGCLCAICVMMRRRQEREESARVLEEQMETSSEYPDEAKPEVTTPAESLGGDYASSNMENSPELDIDSNQQEKAEEANLAYSEDLYNHLHEEENRDSETDIPAKKEGQLSALMQLGSRSAEDHTKHQKQNMESDNDMLNHTEKETLQTATSEQHKPKEKLDKYQKAKMLEKLRHLENPRIFELCGTLFGDDKRSVWNGPRSLVQQNASTRKSAIRAAVSKLMQ